In Leuconostocaceae bacterium ESL0723, the following proteins share a genomic window:
- a CDS encoding ABC transporter permease has translation MRFSELFRTALRSLLSNRKRSFLTMIGIIIGIASVITIMSLGNGVKSTIQKNLKADQSGKQTTTVSFASTGDDINVQGFNQADLQLIRSQSGLGVTNVKIKQQTENVNVSGNILGSDHNLILTASKSAPDLDMLAGHNLTSYDNTVHNQDLVLSKYLAKKIFKSVDQALGGAVVINGISYTIVGVFNDKNVGEDVYVPQSTFTGGAAQDQGNDIELTFAKGTDVNKSSQKIAKLLNQQGSHRDQGDYSYLDMGALLDGISKVIDALTYFVAAIAAISLFIAGIGVMNMMYISVSERTQEIGIRLAVGATPRAIMWQFLLESIMLTVIGGLIGFALGALFAWGISSFLPFKAAPSFANFLLAFSVSTGVGVIFGLLPAQQAAHKNLIDILR, from the coding sequence ATGCGCTTTAGTGAACTCTTCCGCACCGCCCTGCGTTCCTTGCTCAGTAACCGCAAGCGCAGCTTTTTAACCATGATTGGGATTATCATCGGGATTGCATCGGTGATTACCATCATGTCCCTGGGAAATGGGGTTAAAAGTACCATTCAAAAGAACTTGAAAGCTGACCAGTCGGGTAAGCAAACCACCACGGTTTCCTTTGCCAGTACCGGCGATGACATCAACGTTCAGGGCTTCAATCAGGCCGACCTGCAGCTGATTCGGAGCCAGTCCGGGTTGGGTGTTACTAACGTCAAGATTAAGCAGCAGACTGAGAATGTTAACGTTTCTGGGAATATATTGGGTAGCGACCATAACCTGATTTTGACGGCTAGTAAGTCGGCGCCCGATTTAGATATGCTGGCCGGCCACAATTTGACCAGTTATGACAATACGGTGCACAATCAGGACTTAGTGCTGTCTAAGTACCTGGCTAAGAAAATCTTTAAGTCGGTCGATCAAGCGCTGGGTGGTGCCGTGGTTATCAACGGTATTTCCTACACCATCGTTGGCGTCTTTAATGACAAAAACGTGGGCGAAGACGTTTACGTGCCCCAGTCGACCTTTACTGGTGGGGCAGCTCAAGATCAGGGAAATGATATCGAATTGACCTTTGCCAAGGGTACCGATGTTAACAAGAGTAGCCAGAAAATAGCCAAGTTGCTGAACCAGCAGGGCAGCCACCGCGACCAGGGTGACTATTCTTACCTGGACATGGGGGCCTTGCTGGATGGCATTAGTAAGGTAATTGATGCCCTGACCTACTTTGTGGCTGCGATTGCGGCAATTTCGCTTTTCATTGCCGGAATTGGCGTCATGAACATGATGTATATCTCAGTTTCAGAGCGAACCCAAGAAATCGGAATCCGTCTGGCGGTCGGCGCAACACCGCGGGCCATCATGTGGCAGTTCCTACTGGAGTCAATTATGCTAACCGTTATCGGTGGCTTGATTGGCTTTGCGCTGGGCGCACTGTTTGCCTGGGGAATCTCGAGCTTCCTGCCATTTAAGGCGGCACCTAGTTTTGCCAACTTCTTACTAGCTTTCAGCGTTTCAACCGGGGTCGGGGTTATCTTCGGTTTGCTGCCAGCCCAACAGGCTGCCCATAAGAATCTGATTGATATTTTGCGCTAG
- a CDS encoding NADPH-dependent F420 reductase yields the protein MQITIFGKGNMAKAIGQNLEAGSNQVSYYDSKETASELGDLVVMAVPYPAEAALVKQYGDQLAGKVVVEIANPLDFQTFDSLVVPADSSAAQILQEQLPQAKVVKAFNTNFAASLLTGKVGEETTTVLAASDDAQAKATLKEALSGSPLDFLDAGALKRARELEAMGFMQMTLAISKQIGWTGGFGVVK from the coding sequence GTGCAGATTACTATTTTTGGAAAAGGTAACATGGCCAAGGCTATCGGCCAGAATTTGGAAGCCGGTAGTAACCAGGTTAGTTACTATGACTCGAAGGAAACTGCTTCAGAATTAGGTGATTTGGTGGTGATGGCGGTGCCTTACCCAGCCGAAGCCGCCCTGGTTAAGCAGTACGGCGACCAGTTGGCTGGTAAGGTGGTGGTTGAAATTGCCAACCCACTGGATTTCCAGACCTTTGATAGTTTGGTTGTGCCCGCTGACAGTTCAGCTGCTCAGATCTTGCAGGAGCAGTTGCCCCAGGCGAAGGTCGTGAAGGCCTTTAACACGAACTTTGCGGCTAGTTTGTTAACTGGTAAGGTCGGTGAGGAGACTACTACGGTCTTAGCAGCCAGTGATGATGCCCAAGCCAAGGCCACTTTGAAGGAAGCCCTGTCAGGTTCACCATTGGACTTCTTGGACGCCGGGGCCTTAAAGCGGGCCCGCGAACTGGAAGCAATGGGCTTCATGCAGATGACGTTAGCCATCAGCAAGCAAATCGGCTGGACCGGTGGCTTTGGTGTGGTCAAGTAA
- the argC gene encoding N-acetyl-gamma-glutamyl-phosphate reductase → MNVALTGITGYAGMQLYNLLKNHPQVDQINVYQHDLKEAIDLAQLNPKLGTTDQEAYPYNAQAVMNHNQVIFFATPAGVTAELATPYLAANFPVIDLSGDFRLPDPKDYENWYHKTPAQAEELEQAYYGLADLEHNPGKTYVANPGCYATATLLGLAPAVQDGLIEPDSIIVDAKSGLSGAGKSLTPSSHFVQANENLQVYKANEHKHIPEILNTLQGWNNEVPYLQFMTTLVPMDKGILASIYAKVKPGYDEEDLIEHYQDTYADSPFVTVFNEGLPDVKSVVNTNDCKIGLAYNPVTNTVLIVSVIDNMLKGAAGQAVQNFNQLFDFDITDGLHFAPTLY, encoded by the coding sequence ATGAATGTAGCCCTGACAGGCATTACCGGTTATGCCGGCATGCAACTTTATAACCTATTAAAGAACCATCCCCAGGTTGATCAAATTAACGTTTACCAACACGACCTGAAAGAAGCCATTGATTTGGCGCAACTTAACCCAAAACTTGGCACAACTGACCAAGAGGCCTACCCCTACAACGCCCAAGCTGTGATGAACCACAACCAGGTAATCTTCTTTGCCACCCCAGCCGGGGTTACGGCTGAGCTAGCCACCCCCTACCTGGCTGCCAACTTCCCAGTGATTGACCTGTCCGGTGACTTCCGCCTGCCCGACCCCAAGGATTACGAGAACTGGTACCACAAGACGCCGGCCCAGGCTGAAGAGCTTGAGCAAGCCTACTATGGCTTAGCCGATCTCGAACACAACCCGGGCAAGACCTATGTCGCTAACCCCGGTTGCTATGCGACCGCGACCCTGCTGGGTCTCGCCCCCGCCGTCCAAGACGGTCTGATTGAGCCCGACAGCATCATCGTCGATGCCAAGTCTGGCCTGTCCGGTGCTGGTAAGTCACTGACGCCATCCAGCCACTTCGTCCAGGCCAACGAAAACCTCCAGGTATACAAGGCCAACGAGCACAAGCACATCCCCGAAATCCTTAACACCCTGCAGGGCTGGAACAACGAGGTGCCTTACCTGCAGTTCATGACCACCCTGGTACCGATGGACAAGGGCATCCTTGCTTCCATTTATGCCAAAGTTAAGCCCGGTTATGATGAGGAGGACCTAATCGAACACTACCAAGACACGTACGCTGACAGCCCCTTCGTCACCGTCTTTAATGAAGGCTTGCCCGACGTTAAAAGCGTGGTCAACACCAATGACTGCAAGATTGGCCTGGCTTATAACCCAGTTACCAACACCGTTTTAATTGTTTCGGTCATCGACAACATGCTTAAGGGCGCTGCTGGTCAAGCCGTTCAGAACTTCAACCAACTCTTTGACTTTGACATCACCGACGGCCTACACTTTGCGCCCACCCTTTACTAG
- a CDS encoding stage II sporulation protein M, translating to MKSIYQEFNWRRVAQAMGLLLVIMLLAMVVTYLVNPNVHEATKAIMPRSSESFSAVSGTLGELRLYIVNNCFTVPLGMLIFALLPIPYLYLWQPIFTFIGPGVLYGLVARINLSLFPKIILSTTSHNLVEMLAFATMIVILQPLNQWVCSFVWRHRTERSTTLVSELKQVLVRWFTIALPIFILAAVLETYLDTWLGGL from the coding sequence ATGAAAAGCATTTATCAAGAATTTAACTGGCGCCGGGTGGCGCAAGCGATGGGGCTTTTGTTGGTCATAATGTTGCTGGCAATGGTTGTAACCTACCTAGTAAATCCGAATGTGCATGAAGCGACGAAGGCTATCATGCCGAGATCATCAGAATCATTTTCGGCGGTAAGTGGTACTTTGGGAGAACTGCGACTTTATATTGTTAACAATTGTTTTACTGTGCCCCTTGGCATGTTAATTTTTGCTCTTCTGCCGATTCCTTATCTCTATTTATGGCAACCGATATTTACTTTCATAGGGCCGGGGGTTCTCTATGGGCTAGTTGCGCGGATTAACTTGTCACTATTCCCAAAGATTATTCTCTCTACTACCAGTCACAACCTAGTTGAAATGTTGGCCTTTGCAACAATGATAGTAATTTTGCAGCCCCTCAATCAGTGGGTTTGCAGTTTTGTCTGGCGTCACCGGACAGAACGTAGTACTACCTTGGTTAGTGAATTGAAGCAGGTCTTGGTGCGTTGGTTTACCATTGCTCTACCGATTTTCATTTTAGCTGCGGTCCTAGAAACTTACCTAGACACTTGGTTAGGAGGTTTGTGA
- a CDS encoding DUF805 domain-containing protein, which translates to MWTAYKKYWSNYARFSGKSTRADYWWVVLVNVILFVIWVIPLTISSIPIIQRIGEGQSLDGVPQGSLTIFSFLVLLAAAYWLATFIPSWALQYRRFADAGLNPWWFAIVPIGFVLNILSNFKGMGWASIVSLVISVATLVITLLPSKQADDEY; encoded by the coding sequence ATGTGGACAGCTTATAAAAAATATTGGAGTAACTATGCGCGGTTTTCTGGCAAATCAACCAGGGCAGATTACTGGTGGGTGGTGTTAGTAAACGTTATTTTATTCGTTATTTGGGTTATTCCTTTGACTATTTCTTCGATTCCAATTATTCAGCGAATTGGGGAAGGGCAGAGCTTGGATGGTGTCCCACAAGGTAGTTTAACTATCTTTTCTTTCTTGGTTCTGCTAGCAGCTGCTTATTGGTTAGCAACTTTTATTCCGAGCTGGGCCCTCCAATACCGGCGCTTCGCAGATGCTGGTCTGAATCCTTGGTGGTTTGCCATTGTGCCAATTGGATTTGTTCTTAACATCCTGAGTAATTTTAAAGGAATGGGATGGGCTAGTATTGTGTCACTGGTAATCAGTGTGGCTACTTTAGTGATCACCCTACTGCCAAGCAAGCAGGCGGATGACGAATATTAA
- a CDS encoding ABC transporter ATP-binding protein has translation MINLSHINKYYRQGKQRFHALKDININVDEGEFVAIMGESGSGKSTLINIIGFLDEKFEGLYEFNGENVGELSRSTFSKIRNQNVGFIFQNFKLINNQTVKDNVALPLLYAGKTMKEAEPAIEKVLAEVGLADFKDQFPKNLSGGQQQRVSIARALISRPKFLIADEPTGALDSHTSAEIIDLFKELNAGGMTVIMVTHDPKVGQSTNRIIRILDGQKVSDEEVAHAL, from the coding sequence ATGATTAATTTAAGCCATATTAACAAGTACTATCGTCAGGGAAAGCAACGCTTTCACGCCCTAAAAGATATTAATATTAACGTCGATGAGGGTGAATTTGTCGCCATCATGGGGGAATCGGGCTCCGGAAAGTCGACCTTAATTAATATCATCGGTTTCTTAGATGAAAAGTTCGAAGGATTGTACGAATTTAACGGAGAAAACGTTGGGGAACTGAGCCGGTCAACATTTTCGAAGATTCGGAACCAAAACGTCGGTTTTATCTTTCAAAACTTCAAGTTGATTAACAACCAGACGGTGAAGGACAACGTGGCCCTGCCGCTGTTATACGCGGGGAAGACGATGAAAGAGGCTGAGCCAGCCATTGAAAAGGTATTAGCAGAAGTTGGCCTGGCTGACTTCAAGGACCAGTTCCCTAAAAACTTGTCCGGTGGTCAGCAGCAACGAGTTTCGATTGCCCGGGCTCTGATTAGCCGGCCCAAGTTTTTGATTGCTGATGAACCAACTGGCGCCCTGGATAGTCATACTTCTGCTGAAATCATTGACCTGTTTAAGGAGCTGAATGCGGGCGGGATGACTGTGATTATGGTTACCCACGACCCCAAGGTTGGACAGTCGACCAACCGGATTATCCGTATCTTAGATGGTCAAAAGGTGAGCGATGAGGAGGTGGCCCATGCGCTTTAG
- a CDS encoding SIR2 family protein — MTIKFEGFGYKLSYEDEGQAKIYEENGEQLKTINPDTGKEAPYTEKEFNAKVRQATQRFMNRPIDHIIVLAGAGASVVVNNKGKIDQNFGKTVEMIAADINKTLSSDPRLYSLKELGKRSKYPKPVSQNRKLDKTFNLEDFLSNVINFEKYLSGSNSATKEKYIKTKNKILELIKKNTDYRYDSNLFGHRKLINVLAEQMSGANKLAIVTTNYDTLFEEAGETEFTVFDGFTFSHKPKFDDDMFEWTFSKEITDIPTREIEYKQKIFDLLKIHGSISWESDGSNVYRKNPKYISRPVMIFPSSNKFMESYQEPYFQLFSRFQDMLRQPNTLLITTGFSFSDMHISRMIIQAITHNPSFYTLVTDFSVDQNGDAWEDLRGLMESKDGVAFLRTTLNTDLAEYLAREEYDD, encoded by the coding sequence ATGACGATAAAATTTGAAGGTTTCGGATACAAACTATCGTACGAAGATGAAGGACAAGCCAAGATTTACGAGGAAAACGGTGAACAATTAAAAACCATCAATCCTGATACGGGCAAAGAGGCCCCCTATACAGAGAAAGAATTTAATGCAAAAGTTAGGCAGGCAACTCAGAGATTCATGAATCGTCCCATTGACCACATAATTGTTCTAGCTGGTGCTGGAGCTTCAGTGGTTGTGAATAATAAGGGTAAAATAGATCAAAATTTTGGTAAAACTGTTGAAATGATTGCTGCAGACATCAACAAAACATTAAGCAGTGACCCAAGACTTTATTCGTTAAAGGAACTTGGAAAAAGGAGTAAGTATCCGAAGCCCGTCTCACAAAACCGAAAGTTGGACAAAACGTTCAACTTGGAGGATTTCTTATCCAATGTTATCAACTTCGAAAAGTATTTGAGTGGTTCGAATTCAGCAACTAAAGAAAAATATATTAAAACCAAAAATAAAATACTGGAACTTATAAAAAAGAATACTGATTACAGGTATGATTCAAATCTTTTCGGGCACAGAAAACTAATTAATGTTCTTGCTGAACAAATGTCAGGAGCAAATAAACTGGCCATCGTCACAACAAATTATGACACGCTATTTGAGGAGGCTGGGGAGACGGAATTTACGGTTTTTGATGGTTTTACTTTCAGTCACAAACCGAAATTCGATGATGACATGTTCGAATGGACATTTAGCAAGGAAATAACAGATATTCCTACACGGGAAATCGAATACAAACAAAAAATTTTTGACCTGTTGAAAATTCACGGATCAATATCATGGGAAAGTGATGGAAGTAACGTGTATCGAAAGAATCCAAAGTATATAAGCCGTCCAGTGATGATTTTTCCAAGTAGTAACAAATTTATGGAGAGTTATCAGGAACCTTATTTCCAATTGTTTTCTCGTTTTCAAGACATGCTTCGCCAGCCTAATACATTACTTATCACGACGGGATTTAGTTTTTCCGATATGCATATTTCTAGAATGATTATTCAAGCAATAACACATAATCCAAGTTTCTACACTTTGGTAACCGATTTTAGTGTTGACCAGAATGGCGATGCATGGGAGGACCTCAGGGGATTAATGGAGTCTAAGGACGGCGTTGCTTTTTTGAGAACCACACTTAATACGGATTTGGCCGAGTATCTAGCAAGGGAAGAATATGATGATTGA
- a CDS encoding DUF805 domain-containing protein, which translates to MFKAYKKFWKNYVNFGGTSDRPDYWWVMLFNLILGLIFYIILFAVGAELIQMGTHGASQQSAAAIGATALIVMLVAFAYGIATFIPGLSITIRRYRDTGLNPWWFAIVPVAWVLSVVMVISAANGDRWAALYFWVSMIFYVASMVITLLPTDFFNRKKQA; encoded by the coding sequence ATGTTTAAGGCATACAAAAAATTTTGGAAGAACTATGTGAATTTCGGTGGCACCAGTGATCGGCCTGATTACTGGTGGGTGATGCTCTTTAACCTGATTCTGGGACTGATTTTTTACATCATTCTTTTTGCGGTTGGGGCTGAACTGATTCAAATGGGAACCCATGGTGCCAGCCAACAGAGTGCGGCTGCCATTGGGGCGACAGCATTGATTGTCATGTTGGTTGCCTTTGCCTACGGTATTGCGACCTTTATTCCCGGCCTTTCGATTACGATTCGCCGTTACCGGGACACCGGCTTAAACCCTTGGTGGTTTGCCATTGTACCGGTGGCCTGGGTGTTGTCGGTCGTCATGGTTATTTCGGCCGCTAACGGTGACCGCTGGGCCGCCCTGTATTTCTGGGTTAGCATGATTTTCTATGTTGCCAGCATGGTGATTACCTTGCTGCCGACTGATTTCTTTAACCGTAAAAAGCAGGCCTAA
- the argJ gene encoding bifunctional glutamate N-acetyltransferase/amino-acid acetyltransferase ArgJ, with the protein METINFKLPQGFESGATHAGFKPGETLDLAWLVSKTPAAAAGVYTKNQFQAAPTQFTKKLIQSNHQLQAIVVNAGNANAFTGKEGLANTAKQNQLVADQLGIDPALVGVASTGVIGKQLDMNVFKTGLGQLQLSATDESMPEAILTTDTHAKKISVTLTIDGQEVTVTGFTKGSGMIHPNMGTTLGFISTDAKVDPTALQNLLSNLIQTSYNQVTVDGCMSTNDMVVVLANGQAGNDEINASHPQLNDFKDALNKVLTTLAKMVAADGEGANKLVEAKVINAQNKVQANQVAKAIVGSNLIKAMLFGEDGNWGRIVQAVGQTQAALDPNHLAIQIGSLTLVKDSLSQTVDQDALHHILAQDHIEITVDLNIGSAQGLAWGCDLTYKYVEINAAYEG; encoded by the coding sequence ATGGAAACCATTAATTTTAAACTACCCCAGGGGTTTGAGTCCGGGGCCACCCACGCTGGCTTTAAGCCAGGTGAAACCCTCGACCTCGCCTGGTTGGTTTCTAAAACCCCGGCCGCAGCCGCTGGTGTCTATACTAAAAACCAGTTCCAGGCCGCCCCAACCCAGTTCACGAAAAAGTTAATCCAAAGTAACCACCAGCTCCAAGCCATCGTGGTTAACGCCGGTAATGCCAACGCCTTCACCGGTAAGGAAGGGCTGGCCAACACCGCCAAACAAAACCAGCTGGTCGCTGACCAGCTCGGCATCGACCCCGCCCTGGTTGGCGTCGCTTCGACTGGCGTAATTGGTAAGCAATTAGACATGAACGTCTTCAAAACCGGTCTGGGCCAGCTCCAGCTGTCAGCGACCGATGAGAGCATGCCCGAGGCCATCCTGACCACCGACACCCACGCTAAGAAAATCAGCGTGACCCTGACCATCGACGGCCAGGAGGTCACGGTAACCGGCTTTACCAAGGGTTCTGGCATGATTCACCCCAACATGGGCACCACCCTCGGCTTTATCAGTACCGATGCCAAGGTTGACCCCACCGCCCTGCAAAACCTCTTGTCTAACCTAATTCAGACCTCTTACAACCAGGTCACCGTTGACGGCTGCATGTCCACCAATGACATGGTGGTTGTCTTAGCCAACGGCCAGGCCGGCAACGACGAAATCAACGCCAGCCACCCGCAACTCAACGACTTCAAGGACGCCCTAAACAAGGTCCTAACGACTTTAGCCAAGATGGTTGCCGCTGATGGCGAAGGGGCCAACAAGCTAGTTGAGGCCAAGGTCATCAACGCCCAAAATAAGGTCCAGGCCAACCAGGTCGCTAAGGCCATCGTTGGTTCTAACCTAATTAAGGCCATGCTCTTTGGTGAAGATGGCAACTGGGGCCGGATTGTCCAAGCCGTGGGTCAAACCCAGGCGGCCTTGGATCCCAACCACTTAGCCATCCAAATCGGCAGCCTGACCCTGGTTAAAGACAGTCTCAGTCAGACTGTTGACCAGGATGCGCTGCACCACATTTTAGCCCAGGACCACATCGAAATTACGGTGGATTTGAACATCGGCAGTGCCCAGGGATTAGCCTGGGGCTGCGACCTGACTTATAAGTACGTTGAAATCAACGCTGCCTACGAGGGATAA
- a CDS encoding DUF805 domain-containing protein, producing the protein MWKSYARFWRLYFNFHRESSRADFMWVVLINAVIYAVLAIPAVVMQPNNLQAIQDTGTHPASQTPMLAFLGILILATTAYFIATIIPWIALECRRLRDVGLNIGVALNLVIIVSFLLGLAAGGVIGGLLIIISFLVWLVVILLCVLPQGYWRRHEREKAEQHEESEK; encoded by the coding sequence ATGTGGAAATCATATGCCAGGTTTTGGCGCTTGTATTTTAACTTTCATCGGGAGAGTTCCCGGGCCGACTTTATGTGGGTCGTGTTGATTAACGCGGTTATTTATGCCGTGTTGGCAATTCCAGCGGTGGTGATGCAGCCTAATAATCTTCAGGCCATTCAGGACACCGGCACTCATCCTGCCAGTCAGACGCCCATGTTAGCCTTTTTGGGCATTTTGATACTGGCAACGACGGCCTATTTTATCGCCACGATTATCCCTTGGATTGCCCTGGAATGCCGACGGTTGCGGGATGTTGGCCTTAACATCGGTGTGGCCTTGAACCTAGTCATTATCGTTTCTTTCTTGCTAGGGCTGGCGGCCGGTGGCGTAATTGGTGGACTTTTGATCATAATTAGTTTTTTGGTTTGGCTGGTCGTGATTCTGCTTTGCGTATTGCCCCAAGGTTACTGGCGACGCCACGAGCGTGAGAAGGCTGAGCAGCACGAAGAAAGTGAAAAATAA
- a CDS encoding ATP-binding protein: MMIDKYYQPITKDHYYLGVVSQVNNEFSKVQIENLAILDYRNIRLESFILNSINYYVVVETEQGIFFAEVTSAKVGNNNNVHEKLQNKNSVSVFPEVYIRVLGLMEEGSGKFVLHGLKNVGITDKVYVANNHLIELYMNSLEIDRHNDSRLGAIGRVLGHEDVSLNFNANTLLDRHLLVVGSTNSGKSTSALLLLDKLKAHGKKFLIIDPTGEYKNSFRESGSYKKLTLGEDAAIPYSYMHSYQWASIFDANTNTQGAELQQAIEALRLQKKLQKSGETKEEGPYVKHGKKVSDVEDELRELSDDDVDFDLKNLPQQIKENSVRLGNKNDGNQKDNYILDLFKINSNEYLKQKVEYVLANTSLLNFFIDDSQFGSPIVEKYDLMEQLELFQHGKGSLYIDASTMDSSDGIGKIVVNLIAQSLVENSKKSDDACVLFIDEAHRYLVPESNDSDGNSGLISIAREGRKKGIFLFLTTQSPQDIPGIIFGQIGTLVIHRLVHPNDLRVIKNVLNEFDSASIANLSRGEAILTSINLLQNVHLKFLTSNRQHDNGTKLL, encoded by the coding sequence ATGATGATTGATAAGTACTATCAGCCAATAACTAAAGATCACTATTATCTTGGCGTAGTTTCACAAGTTAATAATGAGTTTTCTAAAGTGCAAATCGAAAATTTAGCAATACTAGATTATCGTAATATAAGACTCGAGAGTTTTATTTTAAATTCCATAAATTACTATGTTGTAGTTGAAACTGAACAAGGAATTTTTTTCGCGGAGGTCACCTCAGCAAAAGTTGGAAATAACAACAACGTTCATGAAAAATTGCAAAATAAAAATTCTGTTTCAGTTTTTCCAGAGGTTTATATAAGGGTGCTTGGCCTCATGGAGGAAGGAAGCGGAAAATTCGTTTTGCACGGACTAAAAAATGTTGGAATTACAGACAAAGTGTATGTTGCTAATAACCATTTAATTGAACTGTATATGAACTCTCTTGAGATTGATAGACATAATGATAGTCGCTTGGGTGCAATTGGTCGGGTGCTAGGACATGAGGATGTTTCGCTAAATTTTAATGCGAATACTTTACTGGATAGACACTTGTTAGTAGTCGGTTCGACTAATAGTGGTAAGTCTACGTCGGCACTGTTGCTTTTAGACAAATTAAAAGCTCATGGGAAAAAGTTTTTGATAATTGATCCCACCGGAGAATACAAAAATTCATTTAGGGAAAGCGGAAGCTACAAAAAACTAACATTGGGTGAAGATGCTGCAATACCATACTCTTATATGCATTCTTACCAATGGGCGTCAATCTTCGATGCTAATACTAATACCCAGGGAGCTGAGCTTCAACAGGCAATAGAGGCACTACGCTTACAGAAAAAATTGCAGAAGTCAGGGGAAACGAAAGAGGAGGGACCATACGTAAAGCATGGTAAAAAAGTTAGTGATGTAGAGGATGAACTGCGAGAATTGAGTGATGATGATGTTGATTTTGATTTGAAAAATCTGCCACAGCAAATCAAGGAAAATTCTGTAAGATTAGGGAACAAAAACGATGGGAACCAGAAAGATAATTACATCCTTGATCTGTTTAAAATCAATTCTAATGAATATTTGAAGCAAAAAGTTGAGTATGTTTTGGCGAATACGAGCTTGCTAAACTTTTTTATTGATGACTCTCAATTTGGAAGCCCAATTGTGGAAAAGTACGATCTGATGGAGCAACTGGAACTTTTTCAGCATGGGAAGGGAAGCTTATATATTGATGCATCAACGATGGATTCCAGTGATGGTATCGGTAAGATAGTTGTTAATCTTATAGCTCAATCCCTAGTAGAAAATAGTAAAAAGAGTGATGACGCGTGTGTTTTGTTTATTGACGAAGCCCATAGGTATTTAGTCCCGGAGAGTAATGATAGTGACGGGAATAGTGGCCTAATTTCGATTGCACGAGAGGGAAGAAAAAAAGGCATATTTTTGTTTCTCACAACACAAAGTCCACAAGATATACCAGGAATTATTTTTGGTCAAATCGGAACCTTAGTGATTCATCGACTTGTTCACCCCAATGATTTGAGGGTGATAAAGAATGTTTTAAATGAATTTGACAGTGCGAGCATTGCTAATCTGAGCCGTGGTGAGGCAATTTTAACTAGCATTAATTTATTACAAAATGTTCACCTGAAATTTCTAACTAGTAACAGGCAGCATGATAACGGAACAAAATTGCTGTAG
- the argB gene encoding acetylglutamate kinase, giving the protein MIIIKIGGNAISKLDNAFFDQMRTWLAQHEQVVIVHGGGQMITSASEFFNFPTKKIDGIRVTPKRLITLTAQILDQVVQPMFAQRFKDHGIPCYALNQNQESILYGDYLDQAKYGEVGKITGVNKQALANLPQGKVTIMSSLAIDDQGHTLNVNADTAAQSLATLTNAEELILLTDVPGVLIDQVIVDRINPQKAAEMIDAQQITAGMVPKIKSAFTALNAGVAKITITNHLDHAGTEIML; this is encoded by the coding sequence ATGATTATCATTAAAATCGGCGGAAACGCCATCAGCAAATTAGATAACGCCTTCTTTGACCAGATGCGGACTTGGTTGGCCCAGCACGAACAGGTCGTCATCGTCCACGGCGGTGGTCAGATGATTACTTCTGCTTCAGAGTTTTTCAACTTCCCCACCAAGAAAATCGACGGCATCCGGGTCACACCTAAGCGCCTGATTACCCTGACCGCCCAAATCTTAGACCAGGTAGTCCAGCCCATGTTTGCCCAGCGCTTCAAGGACCACGGTATTCCCTGCTACGCCCTGAACCAAAACCAGGAAAGCATTCTCTACGGGGACTACCTGGACCAGGCCAAGTATGGTGAAGTTGGTAAAATTACTGGCGTAAATAAACAGGCCCTGGCCAACCTGCCCCAGGGCAAGGTCACGATTATGAGCTCTTTGGCTATCGACGACCAGGGCCACACCCTCAACGTTAACGCCGACACGGCTGCCCAATCCCTGGCCACTTTGACCAACGCCGAGGAGTTGATTTTACTGACCGATGTGCCCGGGGTCTTGATTGACCAGGTCATCGTTGACCGGATCAACCCCCAGAAGGCGGCCGAAATGATTGACGCCCAGCAGATTACGGCTGGCATGGTGCCTAAGATTAAGTCGGCCTTTACCGCCCTCAATGCTGGGGTGGCCAAGATCACCATTACCAACCACCTGGACCACGCCGGCACGGAAATCATGTTGTAA